The Geobacter sp. AOG2 genome includes a window with the following:
- the glgC gene encoding glucose-1-phosphate adenylyltransferase — protein MYSSDNVGRNTIAMVLAGGRGERLSPLTMRRAKPSVSFGGKYKIIDFVLSNLFNSGIKKVYILTQYRAYSLNKHIRESWGKWTGLGEFYVAISPETSSESEEWFKGTADAILQYLRFVESSDADYVAVFGGDHIYKMDIGQMINYHRMNRADITIAALEVPVEEAKRFGVFSVDDDSRVTAFSEKPDAPETIPGRSTCFASMGNYIFPTKKLIEVLLEGKKQHEDLDFGKHVIPMMLEKGDRVFAYNFNDNQIPGMKAEERGYWKDVGTIDSYYEANMDLIHVSPQLNLYNYKWPILTNQGNLPPAKTVFDDDDRRGQNIDSYVCAGCITSGGTVRRSIIGPLCKINSYSLVEDSILFENVNIGRHAKIRKTIIDKGVVIPDGTVIGYDHEADRRRGYTVTESGIVVVPRKDK, from the coding sequence ATGTACAGCTCGGACAATGTCGGAAGGAACACGATCGCAATGGTATTGGCCGGTGGCAGAGGCGAGCGGCTCAGTCCGCTGACCATGCGACGGGCAAAGCCGAGCGTTTCGTTCGGCGGCAAATACAAGATCATCGATTTCGTGCTCTCCAACCTGTTCAACTCGGGGATCAAGAAGGTCTATATCCTGACCCAGTACCGGGCGTACTCGCTCAACAAGCATATCCGGGAATCCTGGGGCAAGTGGACCGGCCTGGGGGAGTTCTATGTGGCCATCTCGCCGGAAACCAGCAGCGAGAGCGAGGAGTGGTTCAAGGGGACCGCTGACGCCATCCTGCAGTATCTACGGTTCGTCGAGTCTTCGGATGCGGATTACGTGGCCGTGTTCGGCGGCGACCACATCTACAAGATGGATATCGGCCAGATGATCAACTACCACCGTATGAACCGGGCCGACATTACGATTGCCGCCCTTGAGGTGCCGGTAGAAGAGGCCAAGCGGTTCGGCGTCTTTTCCGTGGATGATGATTCACGGGTGACCGCCTTCTCGGAAAAGCCTGACGCCCCGGAAACGATTCCCGGTCGATCGACCTGCTTTGCGTCCATGGGCAACTATATCTTTCCGACCAAAAAATTGATCGAGGTGCTGCTGGAAGGGAAGAAACAGCATGAAGACCTGGATTTCGGCAAGCATGTGATCCCCATGATGCTGGAAAAGGGGGACCGGGTATTCGCCTATAACTTCAACGATAATCAGATTCCCGGCATGAAGGCCGAGGAGCGTGGCTACTGGAAGGATGTGGGCACCATCGACTCCTATTACGAGGCAAACATGGATCTGATCCACGTGTCGCCCCAGCTCAACCTCTACAACTACAAGTGGCCCATCCTTACCAACCAGGGCAACCTGCCGCCGGCCAAGACGGTCTTCGACGACGACGACCGCCGCGGCCAGAACATCGACTCATACGTCTGCGCGGGTTGCATAACGAGCGGTGGCACGGTCCGCAGATCGATCATCGGTCCGCTGTGCAAGATCAACAGCTACAGCCTGGTGGAGGATTCGATCCTGTTCGAAAACGTGAACATCGGCAGGCACGCCAAGATCAGAAAGACGATCATCGACAAGGGAGTGGTCATCCCGGACGGGACGGTCATTGGTTACGACCACGAGGCAGACCGGCGCAGAGGCTATACGGTAACCGAATCCGGCATTGTGGTGGTGCCGAGGAAAGACAAGTGA
- a CDS encoding ferritin family protein, which produces MNVFDCAIKIEEESRKLYEELATAATVPELKNLFTLLAASEEEHRDALVKMKMDAKPSKAQFKALEEAACVFQPLLAKRELMTELKNERDAYLHVVKEEEKEIGFYVESADQAKDEAVREILLKIAEEERKHLSIVENIYSFVESPKNFLAWGEFSNLKEY; this is translated from the coding sequence ATGAATGTTTTCGATTGTGCCATCAAGATTGAAGAGGAATCCAGAAAGCTTTACGAAGAGCTGGCAACGGCGGCCACCGTGCCGGAGTTGAAGAATCTCTTCACCCTTCTGGCTGCATCCGAGGAGGAACACCGCGATGCCCTGGTAAAGATGAAAATGGACGCCAAACCCTCAAAGGCCCAATTCAAGGCTTTGGAGGAAGCCGCGTGCGTTTTCCAACCCCTCCTGGCAAAGCGCGAACTCATGACGGAACTGAAGAACGAACGCGACGCGTACCTGCACGTGGTAAAGGAAGAGGAGAAGGAGATCGGATTTTACGTGGAATCGGCCGATCAGGCAAAGGACGAGGCGGTCCGGGAGATCCTGCTCAAGATCGCCGAAGAGGAGCGGAAGCACCTGAGCATCGTCGAAAACATCTACTCCTTTGTCGAGTCGCCGAAAAACTTCCTGGCCTGGGGCGAGTTCAGCAATCTCAAGGAATATTGA
- a CDS encoding metallophosphoesterase gives MSHNDENKELEPGTVAGIGRREFIKRTAAGAGAMAVGMVMGGCGTSSSASTTSTVAAAVPSKTAWKFAVMNDSQWTQVDDGYNPNGTPVDIINKLNREFIDKGVKFVVQTGDLTEKASSTTTTTATKTVNGTTTTYTYTNVAAEDTHALFAQALYNAGIGFFPLRGNHDSATTTATEFQRAFPQTQNGQMNATPADILSLSNPDSDLQASPTKTGSAFTMGSNFSSPSTSANNLLGLSYSFDYGNVRFVLLDQFNTVDGLNADGTTAYSLGTSIAAQQSWIDTVLAGKPTGGHAFVFSHKGMITEDHTDVLFGSDPSATNSPGLDAFITSLQNNKAGYLFCGHDHMYDRSLVATSDGTSAKVMQIVGASNSSKFYYPANPSNDATYCGGKRQTLAKQELNTIGYCLVTVDGSHVTVDYYSAPAYPSPVNGGVIATTPTLTFTKRETFGYSLNGSQFVVAAGAAYTTVQDTSPAGSGTVAKVLAGSNGYTVTDPSGRFFSAVVNTGWYAANSTASDILLLRGMSASLGSTQTDIFAISMTYDKTKVTDAQVQAGTFALATPDDSGNWTNAVNKSTGGTKKFVLGAWKSSYTLGTYGVDTASGTVWAVINYNGCFAAVAGV, from the coding sequence ATGTCACACAATGATGAGAACAAGGAGCTTGAACCGGGAACGGTCGCGGGCATCGGCCGGCGCGAGTTCATCAAGCGCACCGCCGCCGGAGCCGGCGCAATGGCGGTGGGCATGGTCATGGGAGGCTGCGGGACCTCGTCGTCCGCGTCCACGACCAGCACGGTCGCCGCCGCGGTGCCGTCCAAGACCGCCTGGAAATTCGCCGTCATGAACGACTCCCAGTGGACCCAGGTCGATGACGGCTACAACCCCAACGGCACGCCGGTGGACATCATCAACAAGCTGAACCGGGAGTTCATCGACAAGGGCGTCAAGTTCGTGGTGCAGACCGGCGACCTGACGGAAAAAGCGAGCTCCACCACCACTACCACCGCCACCAAGACCGTCAACGGCACGACCACGACCTACACCTACACGAACGTCGCCGCCGAGGACACGCATGCGCTCTTCGCCCAGGCCCTGTACAACGCCGGGATCGGCTTTTTCCCCCTGCGCGGCAACCACGACAGCGCCACAACCACGGCCACCGAGTTCCAGCGGGCCTTCCCCCAGACCCAGAACGGCCAGATGAACGCGACGCCGGCGGATATCCTGAGCCTCAGCAATCCCGATTCCGACCTCCAGGCTTCCCCTACCAAGACCGGTTCCGCCTTCACCATGGGGTCCAACTTCAGCAGCCCCAGCACCAGCGCCAATAACCTCCTGGGGCTCTCCTACTCCTTCGACTACGGCAATGTCCGCTTCGTGCTGCTGGATCAGTTCAACACCGTCGACGGCCTCAATGCCGACGGCACCACCGCCTATTCCCTCGGAACGTCCATCGCCGCGCAGCAGAGCTGGATCGACACCGTCCTGGCCGGCAAGCCCACCGGCGGCCACGCCTTTGTCTTCAGCCACAAAGGCATGATCACCGAAGACCACACGGACGTCCTCTTCGGCTCCGACCCGTCGGCCACCAACTCTCCGGGGCTGGACGCCTTCATCACCAGCCTGCAGAACAACAAGGCCGGGTACCTCTTCTGCGGCCACGACCACATGTACGACCGCAGCCTGGTGGCGACCTCCGACGGCACGAGCGCCAAGGTGATGCAGATCGTGGGCGCTTCCAACAGCAGCAAATTCTACTATCCCGCCAACCCCTCCAACGACGCCACCTACTGCGGCGGCAAGCGCCAGACCCTTGCCAAGCAGGAACTGAACACCATCGGCTATTGCCTCGTGACCGTCGACGGCTCGCACGTGACGGTGGACTACTACTCCGCTCCCGCCTATCCCTCGCCGGTCAACGGCGGGGTGATCGCCACCACCCCGACCCTCACCTTCACCAAGCGGGAGACCTTCGGTTACAGCCTGAACGGCAGCCAGTTCGTGGTGGCGGCCGGCGCCGCCTACACCACGGTGCAGGACACCAGCCCGGCCGGCAGCGGCACCGTCGCCAAGGTCCTGGCCGGTTCCAACGGCTACACCGTGACCGACCCCTCGGGCCGCTTCTTCAGCGCCGTCGTCAACACCGGCTGGTATGCGGCCAACAGCACCGCCAGCGACATCCTGCTGCTGCGGGGCATGTCGGCCTCCCTGGGGAGCACCCAGACCGATATCTTCGCCATCTCCATGACCTATGACAAGACCAAGGTGACCGACGCCCAGGTCCAGGCCGGTACGTTCGCCCTGGCCACCCCGGACGACAGCGGCAACTGGACCAACGCCGTGAACAAGAGCACCGGCGGCACCAAGAAGTTCGTGCTCGGCGCCTGGAAATCCAGTTACACCCTGGGTACTTACGGCGTGGATACCGCCAGCGGCACCGTGTGGGCCGTCATCAACTACAACGGTTGCTTCGCCGCCGTGGCCGGCGTCTAG
- a CDS encoding twin-arginine translocase TatA/TatE family subunit, with protein sequence MFGFGVPELLIILAIVMVIFGASRLPEIGGALGKTIRNFKKASEGKDEIEIKAKEV encoded by the coding sequence ATGTTCGGATTCGGCGTACCGGAATTACTCATCATCCTCGCCATCGTCATGGTGATCTTCGGGGCCAGCCGCCTGCCGGAGATCGGCGGCGCCCTGGGCAAGACCATCCGCAACTTCAAAAAGGCGTCCGAAGGCAAGGACGAGATCGAGATCAAGGCGAAAGAGGTATAG
- a CDS encoding cysteine hydrolase family protein: MTQKPNRALIVIDVQNDYAGGNLPIEYPPVEHSLANIGRAMDGSRAAAIPVVAVQNVNPATAPFMAEGTPGAELHPVVASRGWDHYVRKNMPGAFTGTGLEAWLRERGIDTIVIAGYMTHNCDLSTAVQAVHAGFGVEFLSDATGSLPYANRAGSASAEEIHRVVTVVMQSRFAAVLSTDEWLEAVSTGAAPERDTIYGSNQRARQGRKQ, translated from the coding sequence ATGACACAGAAACCGAACAGGGCCTTGATTGTGATCGATGTGCAGAACGACTATGCGGGGGGCAACCTGCCGATCGAATATCCGCCGGTGGAGCACTCCCTGGCCAATATCGGCCGGGCCATGGACGGGTCCAGGGCGGCGGCCATCCCGGTGGTGGCGGTGCAGAACGTGAACCCGGCGACGGCGCCGTTCATGGCCGAAGGGACGCCCGGCGCGGAGCTGCACCCGGTGGTCGCCTCGCGCGGCTGGGATCACTACGTCAGGAAAAACATGCCCGGCGCCTTCACCGGCACCGGCCTGGAAGCGTGGCTGCGGGAACGGGGGATCGACACCATCGTCATCGCGGGCTACATGACCCACAACTGCGACCTCTCCACCGCCGTGCAGGCGGTGCACGCCGGTTTCGGCGTCGAATTCCTCTCCGACGCCACCGGCTCGCTCCCCTATGCCAACCGCGCCGGCAGCGCCAGCGCCGAGGAGATCCACCGGGTGGTCACGGTGGTCATGCAGTCGCGCTTTGCGGCGGTCCTGAGCACCGACGAGTGGCTTGAGGCCGTCTCCACCGGGGCCGCGCCGGAACGGGACACCATCTACGGCTCCAACCAGCGGGCGCGGCAGGGGCGGAAGCAATAA
- the lepB gene encoding signal peptidase I, translating into MTESTETPPVEQNSVRGKSKFREYGESIFWAIILALIIRTFVVQAYKIPSGSMEDTLAIGDHLLVNKFIYGTRIPFTHLRVLKIRNPKRGDVIVFQFPEDRSKDFIKRVIGVPGDVIQERDKQVYVNGVPYRNPHEVHKDPEVFPKEVNPRDNFGPVTVPANSYFMMGDNRDRSYDSRFWGFIKESDIRGEAIIKYWSWDQNSWRVRWGSIGQLIN; encoded by the coding sequence ATGACAGAGTCAACTGAAACCCCTCCCGTGGAGCAGAATAGTGTTAGAGGAAAGTCCAAATTCCGCGAGTATGGCGAATCGATCTTCTGGGCGATCATCCTGGCGCTCATCATCAGAACCTTTGTGGTGCAGGCCTACAAGATCCCGTCCGGTTCCATGGAGGATACCTTGGCCATCGGCGACCATCTCCTGGTGAACAAGTTCATCTACGGGACCAGGATACCCTTCACTCACCTCCGGGTTTTGAAGATCCGCAACCCGAAACGTGGCGACGTGATAGTCTTCCAATTCCCGGAAGACCGCTCCAAGGATTTCATCAAGCGGGTAATCGGCGTACCGGGTGACGTAATCCAGGAGCGGGACAAACAAGTGTACGTGAACGGGGTGCCCTACCGGAACCCTCACGAAGTCCACAAGGACCCGGAGGTCTTCCCCAAAGAGGTGAACCCGCGGGACAATTTCGGCCCGGTCACGGTTCCGGCCAACTCCTACTTCATGATGGGGGACAACCGGGACCGTTCCTATGACAGCCGCTTCTGGGGTTTTATCAAGGAGAGCGACATCAGAGGCGAGGCGATCATCAAATACTGGTCATGGGACCAGAATTCATGGCGGGTGCGCTGGGGGAGCATCGGGCAATTAATCAATTAG
- a CDS encoding glycosyltransferase family 2 protein: MVFELALVMPVYNEEACIEHVVLSWYKELSGLNINFVMLVLNDGSRDGTESKLAQFAQNDHIKIINKKNSGHGPTILQGYHMGVNLAEWIFQTDSDDEMKPKHFKELWNRRKEYDALFGFRQGREQSYSRSFISFVSRQTVETIFGKGVMDVNTPYRLVRSELLKNITKQIPDDSFAPNVMISGALAKASARIYNHPVPHEGRRTGKASIVRWRLWKFSVLSFLQTLKCRPKLGDF; the protein is encoded by the coding sequence ATGGTATTTGAGTTGGCCTTGGTAATGCCAGTATACAATGAAGAGGCTTGCATTGAGCATGTGGTATTATCCTGGTATAAGGAGCTGTCAGGTCTAAATATAAACTTTGTGATGCTTGTGTTAAATGACGGATCACGAGACGGAACTGAAAGCAAACTGGCTCAATTTGCTCAAAACGATCATATAAAAATTATCAACAAAAAAAACAGTGGACACGGTCCAACTATTCTTCAGGGCTACCACATGGGCGTTAATCTTGCCGAATGGATTTTCCAGACTGACAGCGATGACGAGATGAAGCCTAAACATTTCAAGGAATTATGGAATCGCAGAAAGGAATATGACGCTCTCTTTGGTTTTCGCCAGGGCAGGGAACAAAGTTATAGCCGTTCGTTCATTAGCTTTGTATCGAGGCAGACGGTCGAAACTATATTCGGTAAAGGAGTTATGGATGTAAATACTCCTTACAGGTTGGTACGTTCCGAGTTATTGAAAAATATCACTAAACAGATACCAGATGACTCTTTCGCCCCGAACGTTATGATATCCGGGGCTTTGGCCAAGGCTTCGGCACGTATTTACAATCACCCTGTTCCGCACGAAGGGCGTCGAACGGGGAAAGCATCAATCGTCCGCTGGAGACTGTGGAAATTTTCCGTGTTATCATTTCTGCAAACTCTTAAATGCCGACCAAAATTAGGAGACTTCTAG
- a CDS encoding DnaJ C-terminal domain-containing protein → MAQTDYYKALGVEKNATPDEIKKAFRKLAVKYHPDRNPGDKASEDKFKEINEAYAVLSDAKKKEEYDTFGSSGFHRQYSQEDIFRGFDFGNAYKDMGAGGGEDIFSRLFGGAFGRGGGRGGFRAAPQKGADHEMETDVTFRDAAQGAEKLVAFRRNGNREELKVKIPAGVENGSKIRIAGKGGPGDGGGPQGDLYLIIRVLADPVFTRDGGDLFVERSIPFSAACLGTSLDVPTLEGDKRIKVPAGIQPGTKIRLKGCGVKPLGSNTKGDLYVKVTIQVPGSLSAEQKKLVEELAESGL, encoded by the coding sequence ATGGCACAGACGGATTATTACAAGGCCCTTGGGGTCGAGAAGAACGCCACCCCGGACGAGATCAAGAAGGCCTTCCGCAAGCTGGCGGTCAAGTATCACCCGGACCGCAACCCTGGGGACAAGGCTTCCGAGGACAAGTTCAAGGAGATCAACGAGGCCTATGCCGTGCTCTCCGACGCCAAGAAGAAAGAGGAGTACGACACCTTCGGCTCCAGCGGCTTTCATCGGCAGTATAGCCAGGAGGACATCTTCCGCGGTTTCGACTTCGGCAATGCCTACAAGGATATGGGCGCGGGCGGGGGCGAGGACATCTTTTCGCGGCTGTTCGGCGGGGCCTTCGGGCGCGGCGGCGGGCGGGGCGGTTTCCGGGCGGCGCCCCAAAAGGGTGCGGACCACGAGATGGAGACCGACGTCACCTTCCGCGACGCCGCCCAGGGAGCCGAAAAGCTGGTGGCCTTCCGCAGGAACGGCAACCGCGAGGAGTTGAAGGTCAAGATCCCGGCCGGCGTGGAAAACGGCAGCAAGATCCGTATTGCCGGCAAGGGTGGGCCGGGGGACGGCGGCGGCCCGCAGGGGGATCTCTACCTGATCATCCGGGTGCTGGCCGATCCGGTCTTTACCCGCGACGGGGGCGACCTGTTCGTGGAGCGTTCCATACCCTTCAGCGCCGCCTGCCTGGGGACGTCGCTGGATGTGCCGACCCTGGAAGGGGACAAGCGCATCAAGGTGCCGGCGGGCATCCAGCCCGGCACGAAGATCCGCCTGAAGGGATGCGGCGTGAAGCCGCTGGGCTCGAACACCAAGGGGGATCTCTACGTGAAGGTCACCATCCAGGTGCCGGGGTCCCTGAGCGCGGAGCAGAAAAAGCTGGTGGAGGAGTTGGCCGAAAGCGGCCTGTAA
- a CDS encoding tautomerase family protein: MTREASDITGIPQEKFIVLINELERDNIGVGRQSLSGWG, encoded by the coding sequence CTGACCCGCGAGGCCAGCGACATCACTGGGATACCCCAGGAAAAGTTCATCGTGCTGATCAACGAGCTGGAACGCGACAACATCGGTGTGGGCAGGCAGTCGCTTTCGGGCTGGGGATAG
- a CDS encoding MarR family winged helix-turn-helix transcriptional regulator, which translates to MEQIERIAQLYPVIMRVMGRIRSIVHEGMDLTYNQYKMLLTIYDKGNCTLNVLAKELQIAMSSASEMVDRLVNLGFVYRTVDEDNRRQVMIYTTEKGEELIRELRLGIVENYRTLLERLPPKDQERLVVAFESLAEILGKLE; encoded by the coding sequence ATGGAGCAGATCGAACGCATAGCCCAGCTTTACCCGGTCATCATGCGGGTCATGGGGAGGATCAGGAGCATCGTCCATGAGGGGATGGACCTGACCTACAACCAGTACAAGATGCTCTTGACCATCTACGACAAGGGCAACTGCACCCTGAACGTGCTGGCCAAGGAGCTGCAGATCGCCATGAGCTCGGCCAGCGAGATGGTGGACCGGTTGGTGAACCTGGGGTTCGTGTACCGGACCGTGGACGAGGACAACCGCCGCCAGGTGATGATCTACACCACCGAAAAGGGCGAGGAGTTGATCCGGGAATTGCGCCTGGGGATCGTGGAGAATTACCGCACCCTGCTGGAGCGATTGCCGCCCAAGGATCAGGAACGGCTGGTGGTGGCTTTTGAAAGTCTGGCGGAGATTCTCGGCAAACTGGAATAA
- a CDS encoding GlxA family transcriptional regulator gives MHTQTIAVIAFDHISPFHLSVPCMVFGEDQRNPDAPRFNLMVCAAGKGVLRSSAGFEIRAHHTLRDAERADIVIVPSWRDTDEAPPESLLTTLVAAHRRGATVVGLCLGTFVLAAAGLLDNRPATTHWGWSDDLARRYPRIAVKPDVLYVDDGDVITSAGVAAGIDCCLHILRKLHGAEAAVRVARRMVVPPHRQGGQAQYIEMPIRGHAAEDKFSRNLEWLLGHLDRPYTIDTLAEHFVMSRRSFTRHFRNITGTTVGVWLLHQRLALAQRLLETTSAPITVVAQQAGFGSEAALRLHFSRELHTSPFRYRKEFRGAGNPS, from the coding sequence ATGCACACGCAAACCATTGCCGTCATCGCATTCGACCACATAAGCCCCTTCCATCTCTCCGTGCCCTGCATGGTCTTCGGCGAGGACCAGCGCAACCCGGATGCGCCGCGTTTCAACCTGATGGTCTGCGCCGCCGGGAAGGGGGTGCTGCGCAGCAGCGCGGGATTCGAGATCCGGGCGCACCACACCCTCCGGGATGCGGAACGGGCGGACATCGTGATCGTGCCCAGTTGGCGCGATACGGACGAGGCCCCGCCGGAAAGCCTCCTGACTACCCTTGTCGCAGCCCACCGGCGCGGCGCGACCGTGGTGGGGTTGTGTCTGGGTACCTTTGTCCTGGCCGCCGCCGGGCTGCTGGACAACCGCCCGGCCACCACCCACTGGGGCTGGTCGGACGATCTGGCGCGGCGCTACCCGCGGATCGCGGTCAAGCCCGACGTGCTCTACGTGGACGACGGCGATGTGATCACCTCGGCCGGGGTGGCTGCCGGGATCGACTGCTGTCTGCACATCCTGCGCAAGCTCCACGGCGCGGAGGCGGCCGTCCGGGTGGCGCGGCGCATGGTGGTGCCGCCGCACCGGCAGGGGGGACAGGCGCAATACATCGAGATGCCGATCCGGGGTCATGCCGCCGAAGACAAATTTTCCCGTAACCTGGAATGGCTGCTGGGACACCTGGACCGACCGTATACTATCGATACATTAGCGGAACATTTCGTAATGAGCCGCCGTAGTTTTACACGCCATTTCCGTAACATTACCGGAACCACCGTAGGGGTATGGTTGCTCCACCAAAGGCTGGCCCTTGCGCAACGTCTTCTGGAGACCACCTCCGCCCCCATAACCGTGGTCGCGCAACAGGCCGGCTTCGGCTCCGAAGCCGCGCTACGCCTGCATTTCAGCAGGGAATTGCATACGTCGCCATTCCGCTACCGCAAGGAGTTCAGGGGCGCCGGAAACCCCTCCTGA
- a CDS encoding DNA-3-methyladenine glycosylase I: MPREYVVSDAITRCAWVGSDPLYQAYHDREWGVPVYDDRLLFEFLTLEGAQAGLSWITILRKREAYRAAFAGFDPEMVACFDERKTTELLANPGIIRNRLKVASTITNARAFLKVQEEFGSFAAYQWSFVDGRPVRNTWKSMQDVPASTTVSDALSRDLKRRGFRFVGTTICYAHMQAVGMVNDHTVDCFRWRELEQEA, encoded by the coding sequence GTGCCACGCGAATATGTTGTGTCTGATGCCATAACCCGCTGTGCCTGGGTCGGCAGCGACCCGCTCTACCAGGCCTATCACGACCGGGAATGGGGCGTGCCGGTGTACGATGACCGGCTGTTGTTCGAGTTCCTGACGCTGGAAGGCGCCCAGGCCGGGCTCTCCTGGATTACCATCCTGCGTAAACGGGAAGCATACCGCGCCGCCTTTGCAGGGTTCGACCCCGAGATGGTGGCCTGTTTTGATGAAAGGAAAACGACTGAGTTGCTGGCCAACCCCGGTATCATCCGCAACCGTCTTAAAGTTGCATCGACCATAACCAATGCCCGCGCCTTCCTGAAGGTTCAGGAGGAGTTCGGTTCGTTTGCTGCCTACCAATGGAGTTTTGTGGACGGTAGGCCGGTCCGGAATACCTGGAAGAGCATGCAAGATGTCCCGGCCAGCACGACGGTGTCGGATGCCCTGAGCCGCGACCTGAAGCGCCGCGGTTTCCGTTTTGTCGGTACGACCATCTGCTACGCCCACATGCAGGCGGTCGGCATGGTCAACGACCACACTGTAGATTGTTTTCGCTGGCGGGAATTGGAACAAGAGGCATGA
- the hemG gene encoding protoporphyrinogen oxidase, protein MKKIIVVGGGISGLATAWLLRDKARKAGVEVDLTLLEKEERIGGKILSIKADGYTCEWGPNGFLDSKPQTLELCSAIGVDGHLHRSNDNARKRFIYSGGELHRMPENGSSFLKSRLISWPGKLRLALEPTPFIAKAPVGVDETLAAFGRRRLGQEALDKLIAPMVSGIFAGDPETMSLISCFPRIAELEREYGGLVRAMIMLAKKKKKERAAGKAVSSAAGPGGVLTSFREGIQYLTDALAASLGDIVKPSSPVTAVEKGQSVPYRVRCADGSEQDADVVIVAAPAFATAEMLAGLDAGISGVLRQIPYATMTVICFGYERDRVAHPLDGFGYLIPKKEGRSILGTLWDSSMFENRAPEGKVLLRSMMGGASFPEYIKLSDDEVAARVKRDLKDLMGIEADPSFVRIFRHEQAIPQYTTGHGKRLEALATGLQAHPGLILTGNSYRGIGLNDCVAAAQRASDEALALA, encoded by the coding sequence ATGAAAAAGATAATCGTGGTCGGCGGCGGGATTTCGGGATTGGCTACGGCCTGGCTGCTTCGGGACAAGGCGCGCAAGGCGGGGGTGGAGGTGGACCTGACCCTGCTGGAGAAGGAAGAGCGGATCGGCGGCAAGATCCTGAGCATCAAGGCCGACGGTTATACCTGCGAGTGGGGCCCCAACGGCTTTCTGGACAGCAAGCCCCAGACCCTGGAGCTGTGCTCGGCCATCGGCGTGGACGGCCATCTGCACCGGAGCAACGACAATGCCCGCAAGCGCTTCATCTATTCCGGCGGAGAGCTGCACCGCATGCCGGAAAACGGTTCGTCCTTCCTGAAAAGCCGCTTGATCTCCTGGCCCGGCAAGCTGCGCCTGGCCCTGGAGCCGACGCCGTTCATCGCCAAGGCCCCCGTGGGGGTGGATGAAACCCTGGCGGCGTTCGGCCGCCGCAGGCTGGGGCAGGAGGCGTTGGACAAGCTGATCGCCCCCATGGTGTCCGGCATCTTTGCCGGCGACCCGGAGACCATGTCGCTCATCTCCTGCTTCCCGCGCATTGCCGAGCTGGAGCGGGAGTACGGCGGGCTGGTGCGGGCCATGATCATGCTGGCCAAGAAGAAGAAAAAGGAGCGGGCCGCGGGCAAGGCGGTCTCCAGTGCCGCCGGGCCGGGTGGGGTCCTGACCTCGTTCCGCGAGGGCATCCAGTATCTGACCGACGCCCTGGCCGCATCCCTGGGGGACATCGTCAAGCCCTCCAGCCCGGTGACGGCGGTGGAGAAGGGGCAGAGCGTTCCCTATCGGGTGCGTTGCGCCGACGGCAGCGAACAGGACGCGGACGTGGTCATCGTCGCCGCCCCGGCCTTTGCCACGGCCGAGATGCTTGCAGGCCTGGATGCCGGGATCTCGGGCGTGCTGCGCCAGATCCCCTATGCCACCATGACGGTGATCTGTTTCGGCTACGAGCGCGACCGGGTCGCCCATCCGCTGGACGGCTTCGGCTATCTGATCCCCAAGAAGGAGGGGCGCAGCATCCTGGGCACCCTGTGGGACTCCAGCATGTTCGAGAACCGGGCGCCGGAGGGCAAGGTGCTTCTGCGCAGCATGATGGGCGGGGCCAGTTTCCCCGAATACATCAAGCTGAGCGACGACGAGGTGGCGGCACGGGTGAAGCGGGACCTGAAGGATTTGATGGGGATCGAGGCGGACCCGTCGTTCGTGCGCATCTTCCGCCACGAGCAGGCCATCCCCCAGTACACGACCGGGCACGGCAAGCGGCTGGAAGCGCTGGCAACGGGGCTACAGGCCCATCCCGGCCTGATCCTGACCGGCAATTCCTATCGGGGCATCGGCCTGAACGACTGCGTGGCCGCGGCCCAGCGGGCCTCGGACGAGGCCTTGGCGCTGGCGTAA